Within Lolium rigidum isolate FL_2022 chromosome 5, APGP_CSIRO_Lrig_0.1, whole genome shotgun sequence, the genomic segment acccaaacggacacgctgacgcggggcgctgtccgcgtgtccgggcggccacgcaaacggcccaaaacggacggcccagcgcgtccgtttgggtcgcccggttggagatgccctaaggtggCGATTGTGCTGCTATTGCTACTGCACACCCTTTTTTCAGATGGAGGATTTGGCTTCTTCAGTTAGTGACATCCAATGTTACGCTACGATTTAACCAAGCTTAAGACAATTTTGTTCCTAGGCATGATGACAGTACATACTAAGTAAGATTTTCCTTTCGAAacaaaaaaagtaaaattttccTTTTGGTGATCCAATAGCATCCATATTTCTATCAATAGAGTTATTTTTACCCTATGTTTTTATGTGTTCGTAGTTCTCAATCACAGCTTAGATAAGATAATACGCTTTCACATCGTTTTTTATTGAAAGCTTTACCATTGATAGAAAAGTGCTTGGTCCAAGCCAAAAAGAGGTTGATCCACTTCATTCGCCAAGCGAATGATCTTCGCTTCGGGGGAACAACAAAAATCGAATATTGCTTTCGGATGAACCTGCGTTAATGGTAATATCTAGTATATGCCTAACTCGATAATTCTTGTAATCATTATAACAAGGGCCTCGCTTCTTAATTTCGCCCGGGCTCctgaaatctcaggaccggccctgctCCAAATGTGACGGTCATAGATTTGATAGAGCCCAAGTTAGCTACATGAAATGTTTCTTTCTATTTTAGAACATTTGGGTTTGGTCCTACTGTCACAAGAGACCGATGAATTTCGATGGAATCCACAAGAGAGTGGTAATTCTATGTGAACTCTAGGTATAGAGCGCTAGTACAATCATAATACCAGTCCATAATAATATGAATATTTTGAAAATGAAGATACAACTAAACATGTGGTATATGCGCAGCGGAGTAATCCTCGCCGAGGACAACCTTGCAAAACAGAACTATCATTTAAATACAAAGTGAGAGTTTTTTCACCAAGAtgaaacaatcaaacacttacTATTCCGATGCAAGTTTGCTCGTTCTTTATGGTCAATCATCGAAATAGCTTCTTTTCTTCAAaatgggagcatagccccagcctctgcatcaattgatgcacacaactTTCTTTATTAAAACGAGTTCAGAGTATGGGGTAGTTCAAACGATTACAATCATGGATCGGCCAacgtcgatacatgaatcaaccacagGAAAATGAGACACATAAAGAAACTATCTATTTGATAATCTGCTAATGTGTCGTGTGGCCCCGCTGCTACTCCGGGAGAAGGAACGCCCATAAGTGAATCTAGTGCGCAGCTCGCCGAATAACCTGTAAGAAATTAGTAGATTTTTGTTTGTTAAAGACCATGTCATTCCGACttgtccaaatagaccaacataaagctgcAATACCAATACGTATTCGAGCATTATCACATTTGctaactccatttaaccagttaccaaacatattattAATACTATTCGGCGCGGGTATATTAAAAGCAAAATACACCATACGCCAAACTATCTTTGCAAACGGACAGTTGAGAAACAAATGATCAACAGTCTCGTTAGAATCACAGAAACAACATTTCTGACAGCCATTCCAATTCCGTTTTGCCAAATTGTCATTTGTTAATAAGACTTTATTATGAAggaaccacataattttttttatttttaacggGATTTTCATTTTCCAAAAATATTTACGAAGAAATCTAGTATGCCCATTCATCAAGTctagatacatagatttaaccgtaAAAGGTCCTGATTCAGTTAGATTCCATACAAATCGAAATAGCTTCTACCTTATATCTTTCACGTAGTgttgccaatattttgaaaaCCAGCTACATGATATTGGTAAGAAGTAACGAATTCTAATTATGACTAGAGTGTTTTTCCTGATATGGTCGCTTTGCCTTTGGCTAGGTAGAAATGAAGAAGTTTTTAATAGTAATAtttttctcttatgcaggtcattcaTCGGTGTGCCAATTGTCTCTCTTTATGGTGTCTCAACAGCGTGTAGACAACCGAGGTATGTTTATGGAGGTATTTACACGGTTGAAACACATGGCGAGAGATATTTTTATCTTAAATGGTTGGCGGCGTGATCTGCATATTGGTCCTCCAACATTATTCTAGATGTGCTATGATAGCTTATTGAGCTTGGTGTcgcctttttgtttttttttccacTTTTGTCAGATTTTTTGGTTGTGTACATCCTAGCAACATATAGGACGGGTGTAAACTCTTCTAAAATGTATCTCTATGATACTAATTTTTGATTGGAATTTCTATTTTGGTGCCCCTCGTTCCTTAGTTGTACTTTAATTCTTTCTTGCTGAATATTTCCGCGAACAAGCGTGGTACTTTTTACGGGTTTGGAGGCACCGCACCAACAATGAACAGTGCTATATAGTCtacattttttagaattttctttgGGACTTTAAAAGAAATTCGATATATATAAAAGTTGCGCCACTTTGCAGCTCCCTCAGTGATATGGGTACGGTTCACATGAACAGTGCTCAGTCTTATtttttacattttattttgaactttttaaaaaatcacaataatatttttttagagttattgCCAATGCTTTTTCTTAGTAATTCGTTAGTAAAAATATTTAACTTCGGCAGTAGTTTCTCGTGTCAACTATTTAGCAGTTATTTTTTTCGAGATAGTAACTACCTACAGGCGCCACAATGGTCGGGGCACTGTTTCCACGTTAACTATATTTAACATAGTTAAGAGTAATTTTCCGCGAGGCGCGTTGACTACCTATATATTTTTTTCGAAAGCGATTTTTCGGTAGAAGTCGTGAACGTCCTAATTGTAATTCTTTCATGTCGAATATTTCTGTGACAGAAATATCTCCCCCACGCACAAGCGTGGTACTTTTTACGGGATTGAAGGCACCACAACAATCAGGCTACTGTTCATGGTGCACAAGAAAAGTGctctggtttgcatattttaaatTTTCTTTGAGACTTCAAAAACATTCCCATAGTTGTTTATTTTGAGTTTTCATCATTGATTTTTGCAGCAATTTTCCCATAGAAATATTAAATTTTCATAGTAATTTCTCGTGTTAACTATTTAGCTATTTCCCATGAGGTTGTAACTACCTATTTTTTCAAATGCAATCTCTCGATAAAAATCTTGAATATCCTAATTGTAATTCTGCTAGGGTGCAAATTTATGCGATGGTGATTTTCTCAATGGCGCACAATGGTGGTATTTTTTACGTGAATCTTCAAGCTCAACCATAGTGTTGGACAGTAATTACCCCCAGTAATTCTTCACGGTACATAATTCTCTAGCGGTAATTTCAAATAAAATCGATCATTCGCCACCTCTTTTACGCTGGGAAAATAATGTTTTGCTCTCCTATGATATCATTGAAAAAATATACTTACTCCACCGTCCGTCGCCTCTTTCACCTAAGAAAAATACTATTACCTTCTTCTATGTTACCTTTAGAAAgacatactttctccatcatcggCTGCCTCTTTTAGTCGGACAAATACTATTATTTTCTTTTGTAGAAAGTCCGGAAACAAAAATAATACACTATCTGCCGCCTCGTTTAGTCGACAAAAATACTAGTGCCTTCTTTCGGTATCTCTGAAAACTTCCTTCGTCGTACATTATATTTTTCAACCGATGTGCTTTGTTCTCGCTTCGGGCACTGTAGCTATTGTGAAGTGCTACTGGCAACCTCCTCTCTTTTTTTGTCTCCCTAAGATCACCCGTTCGTTTTTTGTCCATATATACTACCCTCTTTCTTCATCGCCTCACGCTTAGCGTTCCACTCTTTTACGATACCTTCCCTTTCACCACCGAAAATATAACTTTTAATAGCAAAGGCTATTTTAAAATATTTCAAATAAGTGATTTTGCACTTTTGTCCTTTCTATTTTTCCCCAACAGAAGAGTTTGACCCTTCCTTTTCCGCCTCTTCTTCCCACAATTGAGATTCCTGCTAAGGAAAAATATCTCGCTCATGGTTCTTTTGCAAGTAATTCACTAGTTTTTTCAGCGATATCTATGGATGCCGGAACTTTTATGTTTCTTGATCATTGCTTCTACACCAACACTTGTGTATGAGTTCAAGTAACTCATTATAGTACTTCTAAAATACTATAACAAATAGGCTAACGGTCAAGGACACGGCGGCACGCGTCAAACTTCCTAGTAGACCTAAAACTAGAGAGGATGGAGAAGAGCTGAACGAGAGAAGACTGAACGCCGATAACCGACAAGTAAGCTAGGTCAAactttctctttatcgaaaaaaggtcCAACTTTCTGAACAGATCAACAaacagcaggcctccgaaactaaATAACCAAGATACATTACATATACAGCACAACTGAATAAGGAAGATACAACTTCGGGTCCCTAATCAGAAGACAAACAAGACAGAATACTGATCAATAGCTTACAACGTCCACGTAGGCACGTACAAATCTGTGACTGAATGCTACGACGTTGCCAATTTGGATTATTACAAAAAACTAGCTAGTTGCAAACTAGTGCGCCCGCAAGATTGCTGGTACAGGCATCATGCTAGGGCCCCGTGATCGAAAGAAtgtcggcatgggaagcatgctcgGCTCCGGCGAGGCGAAGAAGCTCGATCCAGAGAACACGGAATCCATCGTCTCGTCCTCCTGCGGCTGCTCGGCGTTGATCTCCCGTTCTTCATGTTCCTGGTCGCTCGTCCGGCTCTCGGCGTCGGACTCTGCTGCACGAGTCTTCTTGTGGATGTCCCAGCGATCGGCGGAGGGTGCGCGGCTAGGGGCACGCTTGTTGCTGTCCCACTTGTCGCCGAACGAAGCACGGCCAAGTATCCCGCTGCTTCCCCGGctcgacgaagacgaagacgaagacgacgtggtgctgctgctcctcccgaaCTTCTTCTTGATGTCCCAGCGCTCGACGGAGGACGCGCGCCCTGGACTTGAGCTGCcacacgacgacgaagacgggctgCCAGGTGCCTTGTCCTTCTTGTGCGCGTCCCACCTCTCGGATGAAtcggcgcggccgggcttggGCTTGCCGGCGGCGAAGGAAGACGGCAGGATGATGAGGCACGGGGCGAGCGTGCTCCTCGGCGGGGTCGGGAGCAGACCCGGGAGAAGCGCTGCAGCGGCCTTTGCCATTGCTCGCTCGACCGACGCCATCGATGATCTTCTCGATTCACAACCACAGGCGTGCTCGGAAGTGAGAGAGATTTGCTGGCCGCCCGGGGAAAGAAGCGATGGATGATCTGAATTCTGATGGGGTGTGTGGGATCGAATTGGGTGAGTATTTATTGAACTTCCATCTCCTCGGTAGTGAGTGTTGGGGTCGGACTCGGTTTGACAATGTCGGTGAATTCTACCTCATCCCACACACGCTGGACTCGGACTTGAGCTGCCGCTGCTCCGAACTGGGTTCCATTTCGGATTGGTAATCATCCCAGCGTCGAGGAAGACGAGGGGAGAAAGATATGTGCGTTCGATGCTGGGCCGAATGGAAGGTGGGCCAGGAGGCATTAAGGTAATGCTTGGGCTTTGGCCCATAGAAAACATAAGGGATTGTCTCGGTCTCGGTCCGTGGTCTGGGCCTCTGGGGGGGGTGTACATGGTCGGCGACTAGTCTTGCGGCGGAGCCACCGCGGGGACCTCGCCCGCGGCGGAATCTCAGATGATGCCTCAAATCCCGGCCGCCGGCTGCAGGATCGCCATATAATAGCCTGAGTTGCCTTCTCGTCCCGCGATCGCCCAGCCGACACGATGGTGAGCCTGGTGAGGATTCGCTCGGCACTCCTCTCTGGTCGGATTGTAGCAGTCAATTTCCTGTCATCGCGCATTCGCTCTATCGCTTCGGTTGCGGCGCTTGATCCTATTTGAAGTGCACGTGTGATGCTCTTATGCTTTCTGTTGGGTGCTCTAGAGAAATTTGGAATATTTCAATATCACAACTGTGGTGCTGTAGATGTTCTCTGATGGGAATTCCGCACGGTCTAGATAGAGAGAATGTTGTACTCGTGAAGAATGTTGGATCCGGCATATGAAAGGAATTTATGCTTCCAGGTGTCGTCTGGATTATAGGTTAGGGGAGGTAGGATGGGAAATGGCTAGTGGGTTTAGTCTAAGCCATTTTCTGGTTTGAGGGATAGAGATAGGGGCACTAGGGATATGCACAGAGAAAGAGTTCAGGAAGAACAAAAAACACCACTGTAGTCGAGGAACAGTTATGCCTGGAAGAGATAGCCGCTCATTACTCGTGCACCAGCACCGAAAAGAGCGAATACGACAAAAGGCAAAGTGCTAGAATATGGCCTTTGGGATCCAAATAGTTATTTTCCGAGCAACCTATCTGCGTAAATCTCCTTGTAGCCTTTGCACTTCATGATGATCGTCCGCTGGCATCTAACAGAACATATCATAATTGAAAAGTGCATGTTCTGATCATTGGGACTGAACATATTGGACATCTAAAATTATCTGTTGGTGATGAAGGTGTGTAGAGTAGTTTTAGTTTTATCTGCAATACTTGCTGCCATGGATGCAGTGGATAAAGCATGGGCAGTCCTGTTAGTTAAATCAGTAGTTAACTTGCCTTGTTTCTTTTCTAATGGAAACTTTTTAAATTATTTAGTTAAATGTGAGAATTTATCCCATGAATTGACTTGTGTGTCCCTTCTTTAACCTTGCACGGTCCATCATTTTTAACTAAATGTTGAGCTTCTTCCTTTCCTTCTTATGTGAAAGTGGATGTAGATGTTTATCATTAGCTTGCAGTCTTTGTGATGGTCAATGAAACAACTGCCCTTAAatcatgccatgtgttgattgaagGTAAGGCACTATAGTAGCAAAATATGGTTTGcaagttgagaaaactccgagAGATTGACCAAATGTATCATATGACTCACTGCCATCTTTAAATACTAAGAAGTAAGAACAAAAGCCATGCAATATTCAAGTACCATTGATGATAGGGCGATACTTGCATGTCACCTAATAGTTTTAGCCACTCCCTCTGTCCCGAAAAGGATGTTGCAGATTTGTCTAAgttcggatgtatctagacactatttagtccCAAGGAATGgggcaaaggaaaaaaaaagaggaagttTTCCTTTGGTCTCAGTTTCAAATAAAAAAACTTGCAGGATTTTGACAATCCACTTGGACCCTTTTTTAGCACACGAAGTAAGATACCAATGTCTTTAGTGGCGTAATTCATAACATCCTAATTATACCATTTCGTGTGGTTTGACTTTTGTTTGACTATGTTTAGTGAGATTCATGTGTTTTAGCTATTCCTATGATGTTCATTCTTACTTAATTACTATCCTTTTATAATCCTGTGAACCAAAGACAGATCCATACAAATATTCATTATTTTCGCTAACAAATACATACAAAATGTAATGGTCAACGATGCATGTTGGAGACTGTTAATGTCTAAAATATCATCTATTTACGGACAGATGGAGTAGTAAAGAAAGCTGATATTGTAAGAGCCatttttattttaaaacctaGAAATTGTTCGCATTAGCGAGTGCAGAACATGCATAACACTTGTTTGGTGGACCCAACTATAGATGTTTCGAAGTAATTTGACTTTAGAATCATGAGAACCAGACTCTCTTCTTTAGATATTTGTTCTACATATTAGTCTATATGTTGATATGTCAACCATACTAGCAGTTATATTGCGTATTTACTATGCATATAATAGTTGCGTGAGACTTTTGTTTCTGTAACTGCAAGTTTATTCATTTCAAGCAAATGATCCATGCTGATATACCTCCTCCATTTGAAGTCTAAAATTTGACTCCAGAAAATGTCAAAATGAAGATGTAAAATACAAATTAGCCCTGAACTGTGTGACGAGCCTATTTAGGCCGAACTAGGCGGGGCAATGTTTGCTTGTCATATTGTTTATGGTGTCAACGTCTGTCGTAGTCCAATCTCCCAACAGCATGCTGAGCACAGCACAAGAGTGTAGATTTTGAGATCATACTGTAATGGCATCCGATTACTTACTGTGCTGCAAAACCTTAACGTGTCCAGGGTACTAACACAATATTAAAGGATACGGAAAATAGGGGTGTGTTTACAGCCAAATCTGAATATATTGTTAATATGAAGTGTGCATCAATGTGCATGAAATGGATATTGTCTGATTTTGTGTAAGGACATGTTGAAGTCAAAATAGGTGGAAAACCCACTACTTACATTTAGCATTTAGTGGGCAATCATCTGGATATTCTGGATATCTCCATTTTATATTAATATCTCATACATTATAGTGGCAGTGGAATACAGTAGGCAGCATGTCAGAAAAGGTGCATGGAACATCGAGCCGGCAAGGGCCATACAGTAGATAAACTTTTTTTTGCCAGTTTGGGTTGTCTACCGAACCTTCCTTCTAGTGGTAACTGCTTACACACAACATGGAACCATAAACATGGACCTGCTAATGTATTGGCTTATGTTAACATGGTTGCTGATCTCACTGCTTACAATATAATCTAATACAATCACCAAAATGCACTTGATTTATTTGTAGATCCCTGAGCAAAAACTGTAGTAAAGAAGCAATGGTCCACGAGGAAGTAATGTAGAAGAGGAGCATTGACTTCAGAAAGAAGGTGCAAAACTCCAAAGGCctttatttggcacaactgggATAACCAAGAACTTGATTTTCAGCGCCTCCTGGCAGCAGTCTCTCTCTGACAATTGAAGTAAACAGCAGCCACAGGGAGGCCAAGATCATTATCCACAGCAAACTGGCGGGTGTTGAAATGATCCCTGAAGGAAGGCACAGATACAGTCTGCCTTCGCTTCTGCTTGAAGAGCACAAAAATGAACCTGTGGATTCCAATGTTGGGCTTTGGGCTCTCATAGCTTATGACCTCCCCCCCTGCAATTCAAAAGGAGAATGATTATTCATTCAAAATGCAGAACATAGAATATACCAATTCAAATCTCAGAGAAGGACCTACCAAATGAAGCATCTGTTGTCCCGGGTATATTACTGACAATCCTGTGTAAGTGCAAAAGGTATTGGTAAATGACTCTCATTGGAAGTGCTGGTAAAATAGTCTCTGTGTCTATATGTGCAAGAAGAAGATGTACTGATATCTTCCTTAGTAACATATACTAATATATTTAGGTGCTTAGTAGCCACCCAGCAGAAAAAACTGTGCATGAGAAAGGTTACCAGTGAAGATGCTCCCGTAGATATGGATCACTTGGTCCTGGCACATCTGGGTCCGTCATAACCTGAAATATGAATAATTATGGTCACTGCAAAAGAGAAAACAAGCATTCAATACTTGAAGTTGAATATGGAGTTCCAAGAGTCGAGTGCATTCTACCAATGTGAATAAGGATCTCAAGTCACCCCCCTGAACCTCTACTCTTGGTTTAGATACAACTGCTGATGGGTAGAGCTCATGGCCATTGAAGACCAGCTTGTTTGAGTTATAGGTTGCCACCATCTTCACACATGGGTTAAATGGATCGAGAACTTCTCCAATGACACGCCCAACAATAAGAGGCTCCACAGAcctagacatggttggagaggcaaGTATTTCTATATTGCACGGTGAATGCTCTATCTGGTTGTAGCAAAGCTTTGAAGTGGCTTGGGCTGCTTACTGGGCATTGCTAGAGTACGACGAGCCTCTACTTATAGAGGCAAGAAGCCTGCTTCGAGTGTAAGCTCAAAAGAGAATGTGAAACATGAGTAGTATGTGTGTTCTTTTTTGGTTGGGTATGCGTGGAAAGAACCGAAAAGGCCACAGAAAGGATCTAAC encodes:
- the LOC124653426 gene encoding CEN-like protein 2, with protein sequence MSRSVEPLIVGRVIGEVLDPFNPCVKMVATYNSNKLVFNGHELYPSAVVSKPRVEVQGGDLRSLFTLVMTDPDVPGPSDPYLREHLHWIVSNIPGTTDASFGGEVISYESPKPNIGIHRFIFVLFKQKRRQTVSVPSFRDHFNTRQFAVDNDLGLPVAAVYFNCQRETAARRR